A DNA window from Daucus carota subsp. sativus chromosome 3, DH1 v3.0, whole genome shotgun sequence contains the following coding sequences:
- the LOC108214842 gene encoding uncharacterized protein LOC108214842, producing the protein MKMQMKKSNAARRAWNILRITLLWARKGGVLRRRLMLNFPKYIKNLRHNHGGNTYRYGERQLSFDDTPVIHVRMHRPSSLRFKLPNIPCINPAQVDFDFDFNDTNDDGFYYDDIARKSFLKSAEEEEDEEEEYSGLDVEVYGDQEIEEHEQEQAANIDTKAEEFIAKFYEQMKLQRQISYLEYHKTSTSVDQRHS; encoded by the coding sequence ATGAAAATGCAGATGAAGAAATCGAATGCAGCTCGAAGAGCGTGGAACATTCTAAGAATAACCCTTCTGTGGGCAAGAAAAGGTGGAGTTCTTAGAAGAAGACTCATGCTCAATTTCCCCAAGTACATCAAAAACCTACGCCATAATCATGGTGGGAACACTTACAGATATGGCGAGCGTCAGTTGTCCTTTGATGATACTCCGGTTATTCATGTCAGGATGCATCGTCCGTCTTCCTTGAGATTCAAGCTACCCAACATTCCTTGCATTAACCCTGCACAAGTAGATTTCGACTTTGATTTCAATGACACAAACGACGATGGATTTTACTACGACGATATTGCTAGAAAGAGTTTCTTGAAGAGTGCGGAAGAggaagaagacgaagaagaagaGTACTCAGGTCTAGATGTTGAGGTATATGGTGATCAGGAAATTGAGGAACATGAACAAGAACAAGCTgccaatattgataccaaagctGAGGAATTCATAGCCAAGTTCTATGAGCAAATGAAGCTGCAAAGACAGATCTCATACCTTGAATATCATAAAACAAGCACATCAGTTGACCAAAGACATTCTTAA